The region GCTGAAATCGTTGAACGCGCATCGACAGAAGATGGCACGATGTTTTACATCTGACGACGTCGGGCAAGCGAATTGACATCGTTTTGATTGCTAGCTCACGATTCTTAAGCGGACGGGATTATTCCGCAGAAAGTCGTTTGATTCTGAGGGACGGCGGACAGGCTGCACAACCCGAACGTACTTTGCGGCTTTCGTGCATTTCGACGCTGGTGACGGTTGCAAGGCTTTGTTGGCTGACTAGCGTGATGTGATTGGGGGATCTCTCAAACAAAGTCATCACCAACAGGTCGAAACATCATGAAACGCATTGCTCTTGCCGTCGCCGCATTGTTCGCGGTTGTCGCCGGCAACGTCGAAACCGCTTCGGCGAACAACCCTTTCGGTTATCCATTCGCTCCATTCGGTTTTTATCAGCCCTATGGCGCACAGTACGGATCCAGCTTGCAAACGCCTCCGTATTTCGCTTTGAATCCACCGGTTTATTACGGCGCCCGCTACGCGCGACCTTACGGGATGAGCCCATTTGCGGCACCACCAATGGTTGAAGCCGGTCCAGGCTATCGTGGGCGATTGGCCACTGACTTTGTCTACGCCGACTACGACAAGCCTGTCGAGACATGCAATCCATGCATCAGCCGCTCGAAATCGGTCACTCCCGTTCAGATGGGCGTTGTAAAGGCAAACCCATTCATGGCAGAGAATAAGATCGCCAATAACGAGTAATCAGCTTCGTTAGCGATTTGAAAACAGCCACTTCGGTGGCTTGTTGCGATGGAGCGCGGCATGAATCGAAGTTGCCGCGCTGTACGAAAAATCTGCGTGTGAAAGAATTCTCTGTGAAAGAATTCTGATCGAAAACACGACCAGCCATCACCCGCTGGTTGTCGAGCCAATAAAGGTGCTTTACCTCGTTGGCACAGGTCCTTGGGTCAACCGAGCGACCTCATGGATGAAATCTTTTGCGGTGTGGAATTCCTGGTACACGCTGGCAAATCGAATGTAGGCGACCTCGTCCAACTGGGCTAAATGCGCCATCACGATTTCACCGACTTCTTTGGCCGGAATTTCGGTTTCGTATTCGTTGTAGATGTTTGACTCGATCGACTGGACCAGCTGTTCAATTCGATCACTCGATACGGGGCGTTTCGAACAGGCTCGCTCGATGCCGCGGCGGATCTTTTCACGATCGAGTGGCTCGCGGGTGTCGTCGCGTTTGACAACCCGCAAGGTCTGCTGTTCGATCTTTTCGACCGTCACGAAGCGACGGCTGCAGCTGCTGCAAACACGTCGGCGACGAATCATATAACCGCCCTCGGCAGCCCGAGTGTCAATGACGCGGTCGTCGTCGCAGTGGCAAAATGGGCAGCGCATAAATAACGGTTGTTCGGCGGAGCGGACAGCTACAAATCGGACGCGAACCGACTGAGCTTACTCGCCTAGCATAGGCGACACGTTTGAATCCAAGTGTTTGGAAACGCGACTGAATCGGCGTGACTTTTCAGCTTAACAATGTCCAAAAAAACACAGAAAAAACAAGTCCGCAGAATCCAAGAGCCAGTTTGTAGCCTCGCCTGAGCCACGGCGACTGTGTTGGCCCCATGATCCGCACCGCGTTAGCGGCGGTTCTTAGATGGGAACCGTGGCTAACGCCATTCGGCTAATCGGAAAATCAGGCTTCCGCCCCATGAGCCGCACCGCGCTAGCGGCGGTTCTTGGATGGGAAACCGTGGCTAACGCCATTCGGCTAATCGGAAAATCGAGCTGCAGCCCCATCAGCCGCACCGCGTTAGCGGCGGTTTTCGCGGGGCAACTGGGGCTAACACCAAATCGGCAAATCCGATCGCGTCTACTTTGAACCGGTTTTTTAAAATCTGTCGAGCGTTCTGACTGCAATCGCGTGGCTTGCAGACGCTAAATGAGGCCAATTCGACAAGGAATGCGTTTCTTTGATAGACTGACCGGTGTGACACACCTGAATCGGGGGGCTGTCAGGCGATCCCGCTTCACACAAGGTTCACTTTTTTGGCGTCAGCCGTTCGAGATCGGCAAGTTTGCCGCCTAAGTTATTGGTGTACATCTCTTATTAGTCGATTCAGCTCGAGCGAACCCCCTTACAACGGAGCGATGGCAACCTGTGGCACTCTGGTTTTTGCAGCGAATGGAAGGGAACGTGAAGTCCGAGGTTGGCCCTTTGCAGCCGAAGGAGCTTTTGCAGCTTGTCCGCAAGGGCGAGGTGAAACCTGAAACGTTGCTCCGCAAAGACGATTCCGCTTGGTTCCCGGCGAAAGAGGTCGGCGGCTTATTCCAAGCGGCATACCGACCAGAGATCAACTACTATTGTCCTTCATGCGGCAAACAAGTCACGCAGCCACCAGTGACTTGTCCAAGCTGTTTGCGTGACATCGGAATTCGCGATGCTCGTGAAGTCAAACAAGCCGTTAGCGGCGTTGCGGCACCTGCCGGGACCGTTCCCGCCGAACCTGCTTCGAATGAAGCCGCCCGCAGCGTTCAAAATTGGCTCAAAAAGAAAGTCGCTCGGAAACAAAAATAGCCGCGGGCTTCTTTCCCTTTCGGGTCAGAAACCGGCGGCTACTGGGTGAACGATTGGCGGGGCGATTTGCCCGCTGGGTTTATTCGCTAAGTTTGCCCGCTGAGTTTGCCAACTGGGCGACGCTTAGAACTTCACTTCGGCTCCGACCGTGACGCCGACATAGAAAACATCGTCAAAGTCGAGTCGTGTTCCCAAGCGTTCGGTGATGACTGAGTCGATTTGTCCGGAAGCTGTCACGACATCGGTCAGGTACCACATTTCGCCCATCGCTCGGATGGAAAGGATTTCTCCGAGTTGGTATCGGAATCCGAGTCCCAGTTCGAACATGCCGCCGAACTCTTCGTCGTTGCGAATGTTGTGGATCAAACTGTTGCCGGTGTTCGTCAAACGGATGTTCGATTCGGCAAAGTTGAGGTAGCCACCGGCACGAAGACGCAAGTCAGTGTAAAGGTGAGGTCGGACGGGGTAACGCAGGTCCAACCCGGCTTGCAGAACCGCGATCGAGTTTTCGGGACGGCTTGCCAGAGTTCCGTAAGAGTTGAAAACGTTCTTCTGGGTAGCGTAGAGCAAGTCTTCGTCGATACGAATCAGCTTGCCACCAAAGAGAACCTTTGCAACATCCCAGCCGACCATCGTTTTGTTTAGTTCGGCACTCCAGTAGTCGCTGTCGTAAGTCAGCGTTTGCAAGTTAGCGTTCCAGAAAGGATCGATCGATTGTTGATTGATCGCGTTGCTTCCAACCAAAACGGTTGAAATGCGGCTGTCACCATCGGCCGCCACGACACGGCGATCGTATTCGATGGGGCCGGTGAAGGTGAATTCGTATCCGGTCACGCAGTTTGGCAAGTTGCCGATGGTAATCCGTGGTGCCAACTGAAAATCAAAGTCATCCAGTTCGGCACTGCGGATAAAGTTGGCGTTGACGTTACCGCGACGCTGCATGTAAACGCCTTCGACGTGAACGTAGCGGTATGGATCACAGGGAACACCACATGGGTTCGCAAGCGGTCCGTTGCCGCAACTGTTGCAACCGCCGTAGCATCCCGGTTGCATGCAGGATCGGCATCCAAATCCGACTTGTTGGATTTGGCCCAGATTGATGTCGGCTGTGTCACCCGTCGTCGAACTAAGGGCGTGTGAAATCGTACCCGGTGCCAACCGGGACGCAGCACTGTCTGCGGCCGTCGCGACTGCAGATGCCTGGACCACTTGAGTGTCCGGTCCCCATTGGTCGCCACCAAGCAAGCCGTATTGAACGCCTTGTGCTGAGGCGTCTCCGCCGCTCAAAGCAGCCATCGTTGCTGCGGCAGCGATCGTCATCACGCGAACGCATTTGCGCCAAGTGACGGAGTGGATCAGACAGATGTTCATGTCGAACCTCGTTGACAAAATCGGGGCGGAACGTTTCCGCTGGAATTCAATGGGTAGTTTTAAAGTCGTGGTGCTTGAAGTCGGATTCAAGCAATCAAATCAGGGTGTTTATTCGTTTGGCAGTCATGGCCCTAGCGAACGACTCCCTAGCGAACCATCAATTGGTCTTGGACAGGTATCAAACAGCTCTTGCGAACCATTCGGATGATCTGAGTCGCGGTGTTTTCCGATTCGCAGCTGCCTTCGACATACAGTTGGCCGCCACGCTGGTACACGACGACTTCTGATCGGGGAAAGGCTTGGCTAATCGAATCGGTCAACAGCTTTGTGTTCTCGGTTGCCTTATCGCCAGTCGCATCGACCGAGTCACTGACATCGATTCGAAAGACTTGTTTTCGAGTTGGCTGGCCGGGTTTGACATCCGCCCAAACGGTCAGTTCGGTCGAACCGAGCCCGGTTCCGATCAGCTTGAACTGATTCGCA is a window of Stieleria sp. JC731 DNA encoding:
- a CDS encoding GYF domain-containing protein, encoding MALWFLQRMEGNVKSEVGPLQPKELLQLVRKGEVKPETLLRKDDSAWFPAKEVGGLFQAAYRPEINYYCPSCGKQVTQPPVTCPSCLRDIGIRDAREVKQAVSGVAAPAGTVPAEPASNEAARSVQNWLKKKVARKQK
- the nrdR gene encoding transcriptional regulator NrdR — protein: MRCPFCHCDDDRVIDTRAAEGGYMIRRRRVCSSCSRRFVTVEKIEQQTLRVVKRDDTREPLDREKIRRGIERACSKRPVSSDRIEQLVQSIESNIYNEYETEIPAKEVGEIVMAHLAQLDEVAYIRFASVYQEFHTAKDFIHEVARLTQGPVPTR